The following are encoded in a window of Balaenoptera ricei isolate mBalRic1 chromosome 1, mBalRic1.hap2, whole genome shotgun sequence genomic DNA:
- the LOC132351883 gene encoding bolA-like protein 3 isoform X2 translates to MEAWSQAAAAPLLSGTRRLPLLHCAQHMFASQTEGELKVTQILKEKFPRATAIKVTDISGGSIKRRNQRYARIADIYLCPQTLTMPWLCRCCC, encoded by the exons ATGGAAGCGTGGAGCCAGGCCGCGGCCGCGCCCCTGCTCAGCGGAACCCGCCGCCTTCCTCTTCTCCACTGTGCTCAGCACATGTTTGCCTCGCAGACTGAGGGGGAGCTCAAAGTGACCCAAATTCTCAAAGAAAAGTTTCCTCGAGCTACAGCTATCAAAGTCACTGACATTTCAGGAGGCT ccattaaaagaaggaATCAAAG gtatgcacGGATTGCAGATATTTACCTCTGTCCCCAAACACTGACCATGCCCTGGCTGTGTAGATGTTGCTGCTAA
- the LOC132351883 gene encoding bolA-like protein 3 isoform X1, protein MEAWSQAAAAPLLSGTRRLPLLHCAQHMFASQTEGELKVTQILKEKFPRATAIKVTDISGGCGAMYEIQIELEEFKEKRMVQQHQMVNQPLKEGIKGMHGLQIFTSVPKH, encoded by the exons ATGGAAGCGTGGAGCCAGGCCGCGGCCGCGCCCCTGCTCAGCGGAACCCGCCGCCTTCCTCTTCTCCACTGTGCTCAGCACATGTTTGCCTCGCAGACTGAGGGGGAGCTCAAAGTGACCCAAATTCTCAAAGAAAAGTTTCCTCGAGCTACAGCTATCAAAGTCACTGACATTTCAGGAGGCTGTGGGGCAAtgtatgaaattcaaattgaattggaagaatttaaGGAGAAGAGAATGGTCCAACAGCACCAGATGGTAaatcagccattaaaagaaggaATCAAAG gtatgcacGGATTGCAGATATTTACCTCTGTCCCCAAACACTGA